In Molothrus ater isolate BHLD 08-10-18 breed brown headed cowbird chromosome 22, BPBGC_Mater_1.1, whole genome shotgun sequence, the following are encoded in one genomic region:
- the LOC118695695 gene encoding sodium channel subunit beta-3 translates to MAALPRLLCAAALALLLWAGFCSSVCVEVPSETEAVQGTDMKLLCISCMKREEVTASTVVEWFYRPNGGKDEPIYEYRKTNHEFPSRFSGRIQWNGSKDMQDVSITVVNVTLNDSGVYTCNITREFEFEIHRPLFQSSRVIHLTVVEEAGEDFTSVISEIMMYILLVFLTLWLLIEMIYCYRKVSKAEEAAQENATDYLAIPSENKENCAVPVEE, encoded by the exons ATGGCTGCGCTGCCGCGGCTGCTCTGCGCGGCCGCGCTcgctctgctgctctggg ctggATTTTGTTCCTCAGTGTGTGTGGAAGTCCCATCTGAGACAGAGGCTGTCCAAGGGACCGACATGAAGCTGCTCTGCATCTCCTGCATGAAGAGGGAAGAGGTGACAGCCAGCACAGTGGTGGAATGGTTCTACAGGCCCAACGGGGGGAAGGATGAGCCT ATCTACGAgtacaggaaaacaaaccacGAGTTCCCGAGCCGCTTCAGCGGGCGGATCCAGTGGAACGGGAGCAAAGACATGCAGGACGTGTCCATCACCGTGGTCAACGTGACCCTCAATGACTCGGGCGTCTACACCTGCAACATCACCCGCGAGTTCGAGTTCGAGATCCACCGGCCCCTcttccagagctccagggtGATCCACCTCACCGTGGTGGAGGAGG CTGGAGAAGACTTCACCTCTGTCATCTCAGAAATTATGATGTATATTCTGCTGGTGTTCCTCACGCTGTGGCTGCTGATTGAGATGATCTATTGCTACAGGAAGGTGTCCAAGGCAGAGGAGGCTGCCCAGGAAAACGC GACAGACTACCTTGCAATTCCATCGGAAAACAAGGAGaactgtgctgtgcctgtggaggAGTAG